A single region of the Bacteroidota bacterium genome encodes:
- a CDS encoding AAA family ATPase, which produces MAKKITESYFLTDVEIKNFKSIKHLKFKPKRVNLFIGKPNSGKSNLLEALSLLGETYNGYAGPFLESFIRFDSYSQLFFNLDQSSPIEIKTNLGNAWLRYLKGNNIHDLIIGISEEEYKKNVLSL; this is translated from the coding sequence ATGGCAAAAAAAATTACCGAAAGTTACTTTCTTACTGATGTGGAGATTAAAAACTTCAAATCAATTAAGCATTTAAAGTTTAAGCCTAAAAGAGTAAACTTATTCATTGGAAAACCTAATAGTGGAAAGTCAAATTTGTTAGAGGCTTTGTCATTACTTGGCGAGACTTATAATGGTTATGCAGGTCCATTTTTGGAAAGTTTTATCCGTTTTGACTCTTATAGTCAGTTGTTTTTTAATTTAGACCAATCAAGCCCAATCGAAATAAAAACAAATTTAGGAAATGCGTGGTTGCGTTACTTGAAGGGAAATAATATACATGACCTAATTATAGGTATTAGTGAAGAAGAGTATAAAAAAAATGTACTGTCTCTTTAA